A genome region from Geminicoccus roseus DSM 18922 includes the following:
- a CDS encoding ABC transporter permease: MTGMRLPFALSFALRDLRGGLRGFWLLLLCLALGVAAIGAVGLLSSAVDQAVERDARSLLGGDLVAEASGSEIALAEIGDALPPGSVTRSSVRMSGLVTSDVPGASGAPRSLAISLKGVEQPWPLVGEVVLDPPIPVEEALADNGAVVERTLLPRLGVEVGDQLNLGEGQVTIRAVLVSEPERVQGIYGLGPRVVASIDTIEAAGILLPGAVTTWSRAIALPPGTDAAAVQAAVRNDNPGARYRLQGIEEIQPQVARFTDRLASYLTIAALAALLTGGIGIGLAVQGWLVQRRAGIATLKALGATPGQVLLVYGLQVALVATVAALLGMIGAYALASLARLLPSELIPFALGDVFQPWPLLRAALLGIATALLFAALPLLDARDLPVAALLRPAAAEHRHGDWKLRAAVIAGGVVLVGGLAALTTPRPEIGASFALAAMVAALLLTLLGKAVLALVALVAKNGPLVLRLSLARLNRPGSTALPVVVATGTALSVLATVLFVQQSLDSELQSALPERAPSVVFIDIQPDQVAAFDQVLAGFPEASLDQRAPVLRARVSGIKGVPVEEAAIGENVRWTVRRDRGLSWTDQKPDNAPLVAGSWWEPGYDGPPLVSVEDDVAEGYGVGVGDTLSFNVMGRTVEATIANLREEIDWSRARIDFVFLFSPGVIDKAPHTLISTVRVPPDREPALLDAMAQALPNVTPISISEVSRQIGEVLGKIGFAVQAVASVTLGAGLLVLLGALAASRRQRLHQAALMKVLGATRADLLRHFLIEHAATGLLSALVGLLVGGIAAFVLVGPFMNLVFTPDPGSASLLALGAVVVTGLVGAVSTWRLLARPVAPVLRSS, encoded by the coding sequence ATGACGGGCATGCGCCTGCCGTTCGCCCTGTCCTTCGCGCTGCGCGACCTGCGCGGCGGCCTGCGCGGCTTCTGGCTGCTGCTGCTCTGTCTGGCGCTGGGGGTCGCCGCCATCGGCGCGGTCGGCCTGCTGTCCTCCGCGGTCGACCAGGCGGTGGAGCGCGATGCCCGCAGCCTGCTGGGCGGCGACCTGGTGGCCGAGGCCTCGGGCAGCGAGATCGCCCTGGCCGAGATCGGCGATGCCCTGCCGCCCGGCAGCGTCACCCGCTCCTCGGTCCGGATGAGCGGGCTGGTCACCAGCGACGTTCCCGGCGCCAGCGGCGCGCCGCGCAGCCTCGCCATCTCCCTGAAAGGCGTGGAACAGCCGTGGCCGCTGGTGGGCGAGGTCGTGCTCGACCCGCCGATCCCCGTGGAGGAAGCCCTGGCCGATAACGGGGCGGTGGTGGAGCGCACCCTGCTGCCGCGCCTGGGCGTCGAGGTCGGCGACCAGCTGAACCTGGGCGAGGGCCAGGTGACCATCCGCGCGGTGCTGGTGAGCGAGCCGGAGCGGGTCCAGGGCATCTACGGCCTGGGGCCCCGCGTGGTCGCGAGCATCGACACGATCGAGGCCGCCGGCATCCTCCTGCCGGGCGCGGTGACCACCTGGAGCCGCGCGATCGCGCTGCCCCCGGGCACCGACGCCGCGGCGGTCCAGGCGGCGGTCCGCAACGACAATCCCGGCGCGCGCTACCGCCTGCAGGGCATCGAGGAGATCCAGCCGCAGGTCGCCCGCTTCACCGACCGGCTCGCCAGCTACCTCACCATCGCAGCACTGGCCGCCCTGCTGACCGGCGGGATCGGCATCGGCCTGGCGGTGCAGGGCTGGCTGGTCCAGCGCCGGGCGGGCATCGCCACCCTGAAGGCCCTGGGCGCCACGCCCGGCCAGGTGCTGCTCGTCTATGGCCTGCAGGTGGCACTCGTCGCCACCGTCGCGGCGCTCCTGGGCATGATCGGCGCCTACGCCCTGGCCTCGCTGGCGCGGCTCCTGCCGAGCGAACTGATCCCGTTCGCCTTGGGCGACGTGTTCCAGCCCTGGCCGCTCCTGCGCGCGGCACTGCTGGGCATCGCCACCGCGCTCCTGTTCGCGGCGCTGCCGCTCCTGGACGCCCGCGACCTGCCGGTGGCCGCGCTGTTGCGCCCGGCCGCCGCCGAGCACCGCCATGGCGACTGGAAGCTGCGGGCCGCCGTGATCGCCGGCGGGGTCGTCCTGGTGGGCGGGCTGGCCGCGCTGACCACGCCCCGGCCGGAGATCGGCGCCAGCTTCGCCCTGGCCGCCATGGTCGCCGCCCTTCTGCTGACTTTGCTGGGCAAGGCGGTGCTGGCGCTGGTGGCGCTGGTCGCCAAGAACGGCCCGCTGGTGCTGCGCCTGTCCCTGGCCCGCCTGAACCGCCCGGGCTCCACCGCCCTGCCGGTGGTGGTGGCGACCGGCACCGCGCTCTCGGTGCTGGCGACGGTGCTGTTCGTCCAGCAATCCCTGGATTCGGAGCTGCAGAGCGCCCTGCCGGAACGGGCGCCCTCGGTCGTGTTCATCGACATCCAGCCGGACCAGGTCGCGGCGTTCGACCAGGTCCTGGCCGGGTTCCCCGAGGCGAGCCTGGACCAGCGCGCGCCGGTGCTGCGCGCCCGGGTGTCGGGGATCAAGGGCGTGCCGGTGGAGGAAGCCGCCATCGGCGAGAACGTCCGCTGGACGGTGCGCCGCGACCGCGGCCTGTCCTGGACCGACCAGAAGCCCGACAACGCGCCGCTGGTGGCCGGCTCCTGGTGGGAGCCCGGCTATGACGGCCCGCCCCTGGTGTCGGTCGAGGACGACGTGGCGGAAGGCTACGGGGTCGGGGTCGGCGACACCCTGTCCTTCAACGTGATGGGTCGGACCGTGGAGGCGACCATCGCCAACCTGCGCGAGGAGATCGACTGGTCGCGCGCCCGGATCGACTTCGTGTTCCTGTTCAGCCCGGGCGTGATCGACAAGGCGCCGCACACCCTGATCTCCACCGTGCGGGTGCCGCCCGACCGGGAGCCGGCCCTGCTGGACGCCATGGCCCAGGCGCTGCCGAACGTCACGCCGATCTCGATCAGCGAGGTCAGCCGGCAGATCGGCGAGGTGCTGGGCAAGATCGGCTTCGCGGTGCAGGCGGTGGCCTCGGTCACGCTGGGCGCCGGCCTGCTGGTGCTGCTGGGGGCGCTCGCCGCCTCGCGCCGCCAGCGCCTGCACCAGGCCGCGCTGATGAAGGTCCTGGGCGCCACCCGCGCCGACCTGCTGCGCCACTTCCTGATCGAGCACGCCGCCACCGGCTTGCTGTCGGCGCTGGTCGGGCTGCTGGTGGGCGGGATCGCGGCCTTTGTCCTGGTCGGGCCGTTCATGAACCTGGTGTTCACGCCTGACCCGGGCAGCGCCAGCCTGCTGGCGCTGGGGGCGGTCGTGGTGACCGGGCTGGTCGGCGCGGTGTCGACCTGGCGCCTGCTGGCAAGGCCGGTGGCCCCGGTGCTGCGCTCCTCCTGA
- a CDS encoding Bax inhibitor-1/YccA family protein: MGGRVAVDQVDAGLRRYMLSIYNYMGLGLALTGIIAMFVAATPAIYVPIFTSPLKWVVMLAPLGFIFFLGFRVQQMSASAVQMTFWAFCAVMGLSMASIFLVFTGESVARTFFITAAAFGALSLYGYTTKRDLSAMGTFLVVGLFGLIIASVVNIFIGSSAIQFMVSVAGVLIFAGLTAWDTQRLKEMYLDNMEPGAQTKMAVMGALTLYLDFINMFQFLLQFMGVRTNSE, translated from the coding sequence ATGGGCGGACGTGTAGCGGTCGACCAGGTCGACGCGGGCCTGCGCCGCTACATGCTGTCGATCTACAACTACATGGGTCTCGGCCTGGCGCTCACCGGCATCATCGCGATGTTCGTGGCGGCCACGCCTGCGATCTACGTCCCGATCTTCACCTCGCCGCTCAAGTGGGTGGTGATGCTGGCGCCGCTGGGCTTCATCTTTTTCCTGGGCTTCCGCGTCCAGCAGATGAGCGCCTCCGCGGTCCAGATGACCTTCTGGGCGTTCTGCGCCGTGATGGGCCTGTCCATGGCCTCGATCTTCCTGGTGTTCACCGGTGAGAGCGTGGCGCGGACCTTCTTCATCACCGCCGCCGCGTTCGGTGCCTTGTCGCTGTACGGCTACACCACCAAGCGCGACCTCTCGGCGATGGGCACGTTCCTGGTGGTCGGCCTGTTCGGCCTGATCATCGCGAGCGTGGTGAACATCTTCATCGGCTCCAGCGCGATCCAGTTCATGGTCAGCGTGGCGGGCGTGCTGATCTTCGCCGGCCTGACCGCCTGGGACACCCAGCGGCTGAAGGAGATGTACCTGGACAACATGGAGCCGGGTGCGCAGACCAAGATGGCGGTCATGGGTGCGCTGACCCTGTACCTGGACTTCATCAACATGTTCCAGTTCCTGCTGCAGTTCATGGGCGTGCGCACCAACAGCGAGTGA
- a CDS encoding esterase-like activity of phytase family protein — protein MSSAAVLALLLAACAADPPAAIAVADEARVRRVPVPDLDLPQVLPGGAVLDDAWELRSALPITGLSAMALHGERLLLATDAGEMFETSCPAGLPLSGCAERWRYGGRLVARGAPRADVEALAIRPDGSVILGLENLPRLALLAGEGQGGYRIERLADAPDLGFLPKNDGPEAMTSLPDGRLIVLPEGGVDQDARALVLLQDRNGAWKRHRIALPDASLRPVEAAVAGDHLFVLLRSFGLLAGWHGEILALPLAGLEAPGEMLPEPRSIATITDQPIADNHEAMAVRRLADGSYSILVASDDNALMLQRKLLLALSWSEEQAQAGRALGDS, from the coding sequence ATGTCGTCCGCCGCTGTTCTGGCGCTGCTGCTGGCCGCCTGCGCCGCCGATCCCCCGGCCGCGATCGCGGTCGCCGACGAGGCCCGGGTGCGCCGGGTGCCGGTTCCCGACCTCGACCTGCCCCAGGTCCTGCCCGGCGGCGCCGTCCTGGACGATGCCTGGGAACTGCGCTCCGCCCTGCCGATCACCGGGCTCTCGGCGATGGCGCTCCACGGCGAGCGCCTGCTGCTCGCGACCGATGCCGGGGAGATGTTTGAGACCAGCTGCCCGGCTGGCCTACCCCTGTCCGGCTGCGCCGAGCGCTGGCGCTATGGCGGGCGGCTGGTGGCAAGGGGTGCGCCGCGGGCCGATGTGGAGGCCCTGGCGATCCGCCCGGACGGCAGCGTGATCCTGGGGCTGGAGAACCTGCCGCGCCTGGCGCTGCTCGCCGGGGAGGGGCAGGGTGGCTACCGGATCGAGCGGCTGGCGGATGCGCCGGACCTGGGCTTCCTGCCGAAGAACGACGGGCCTGAGGCGATGACGTCGCTGCCGGATGGGCGGCTGATCGTTTTGCCCGAGGGCGGGGTCGACCAGGACGCCCGGGCGCTGGTGCTCCTGCAGGACCGGAACGGGGCCTGGAAGCGCCACCGGATCGCCCTGCCCGATGCCAGCCTGCGCCCGGTGGAGGCGGCGGTGGCCGGCGATCATCTGTTCGTGCTGCTGCGCAGCTTCGGCCTGCTGGCCGGCTGGCATGGCGAGATCCTGGCGCTGCCGCTGGCGGGGCTGGAAGCCCCGGGCGAGATGCTGCCGGAGCCGCGCTCGATCGCCACGATCACCGACCAGCCAATCGCCGACAACCACGAGGCCATGGCCGTGCGGCGCCTGGCCGACGGCAGCTATTCGATCCTGGTGGCGAGCGACGACAATGCCCTGATGCTGCAGCGCAAGCTGCTGCTGGCGCTCAGCTGGAGTGAAGAGCAGGCCCAGGCAGGGCGGGCGCTCGGAGATTCATGA
- a CDS encoding VUT family protein: MPAFLRTLPMEAVAAMVVVVVASNWLVQFPINDWLTWGAFSYPLAFLVTDLTNRWYGPKRARHVAYVGFALGVVLSLILADVRIALASGAAFLTSQLLDIAIFDRMRRASWWKAPLIGSLLASTWDTGVFFAGAFAFTGLPWVSWAVGDLGAKLAMALILLVPFRAIMNLRAPALPGPALHSS, encoded by the coding sequence ATGCCTGCATTCCTCCGCACGCTGCCCATGGAAGCGGTCGCGGCCATGGTGGTCGTGGTGGTCGCCTCCAACTGGCTGGTCCAGTTCCCGATCAATGACTGGCTGACCTGGGGCGCGTTCAGCTACCCGCTGGCGTTCCTGGTCACCGACCTCACCAATCGCTGGTACGGCCCGAAGCGGGCCCGGCACGTTGCCTATGTCGGCTTCGCGCTGGGCGTCGTCCTGTCGCTGATCCTGGCCGATGTCCGGATCGCCCTGGCGTCCGGCGCCGCGTTCCTGACTTCGCAGCTCCTCGACATCGCGATCTTCGACCGGATGCGCCGCGCGTCGTGGTGGAAGGCGCCGCTGATCGGCTCGCTGCTGGCGTCCACCTGGGACACCGGCGTGTTCTTCGCCGGCGCCTTCGCGTTCACCGGCCTGCCCTGGGTGAGCTGGGCGGTGGGCGATCTGGGCGCCAAGCTCGCCATGGCGCTGATCCTGCTCGTCCCGTTCCGGGCGATCATGAATCTCCGAGCGCCCGCCCTGCCTGGGCCTGCTCTTCACTCCAGCTGA
- the rpmB gene encoding 50S ribosomal protein L28: protein MARRCAVSGKGVLVGNNVSHANNKTRRRYLPNLQYRRLYSETLKQQFRIRLTVAAMRTLDKHGGLDGFLVEAARKDLPAELARVQERILAVRASAAEA from the coding sequence ATGGCACGTCGCTGCGCCGTTTCGGGCAAGGGCGTTCTCGTCGGCAACAATGTCAGCCACGCGAACAACAAGACCCGTCGCCGGTACCTGCCGAACCTGCAGTATCGCCGCCTCTACAGCGAAACGCTGAAGCAGCAGTTCCGTATCCGCCTCACCGTGGCGGCGATGCGGACCCTGGACAAGCATGGCGGCCTGGACGGCTTCCTGGTCGAGGCCGCGCGCAAGGACCTGCCGGCCGAACTGGCGCGGGTCCAGGAGCGCATCCTGGCCGTGCGCGCCAGCGCCGCCGAGGCCTGA
- a CDS encoding phasin family protein: MAQFAFPAPKFDADLFAAAQKRNVEAFTGATQIFADGMRTLAQRQSEIAQASMKQFMADSQAFLTTKPTEVKPADVAGKVKTAYESAIANVQELGNIVVKAQTDALNVLNNAAVANFDDMKKVGA, translated from the coding sequence GTGGCTCAGTTTGCATTTCCTGCCCCGAAGTTCGATGCCGACCTGTTCGCCGCCGCCCAGAAGCGCAATGTCGAGGCCTTCACCGGCGCGACCCAGATCTTCGCCGACGGCATGCGCACCCTGGCGCAGCGCCAGTCCGAGATCGCCCAGGCGTCCATGAAGCAGTTCATGGCTGACAGCCAGGCCTTCCTGACCACCAAGCCCACCGAGGTGAAGCCCGCCGACGTCGCCGGCAAGGTCAAGACCGCCTACGAGTCGGCCATCGCCAACGTGCAGGAACTCGGCAACATCGTGGTGAAGGCCCAGACCGACGCCCTGAACGTGCTGAACAACGCCGCGGTCGCCAATTTCGACGACATGAAGAAGGTCGGCGCCTGA
- a CDS encoding nitroreductase family protein, whose protein sequence is MDVVSAIMGRTSIPPLKMGAPGPDRAELEAILAAGAAAPDHGRLAPFRFLVVEGEARAELGDLFVRAARQADPQVAEADLDKQRRNPQRAAVVIVVVTQVRADHPKIPAVEQLSAGAAAMQNMLLAAHAAGFASKWVTGKNAYDPMVRDGLGLAGDDVITGFLYVGSYVEEHPASAKKDPAAITSRWTASARQG, encoded by the coding sequence ATGGATGTTGTGAGCGCGATCATGGGCCGGACCAGCATACCGCCGCTCAAGATGGGCGCGCCCGGGCCGGATCGGGCGGAACTGGAGGCGATCCTGGCGGCCGGCGCCGCCGCCCCCGACCATGGCAGGCTGGCGCCGTTCCGGTTCCTGGTGGTGGAGGGCGAGGCGCGCGCTGAGCTGGGCGACCTGTTCGTGCGGGCCGCGCGCCAGGCCGACCCGCAGGTCGCCGAGGCCGACCTGGACAAGCAGCGCCGCAACCCGCAGCGCGCCGCGGTGGTGATCGTGGTGGTGACCCAGGTCCGCGCCGACCATCCGAAGATCCCGGCGGTGGAGCAACTGAGCGCCGGGGCGGCCGCGATGCAGAACATGCTGCTGGCAGCGCATGCCGCCGGCTTCGCCAGCAAGTGGGTCACCGGCAAGAACGCCTACGACCCGATGGTGCGGGACGGCCTGGGCCTCGCCGGCGACGACGTGATCACCGGCTTTCTGTACGTGGGCTCCTATGTCGAGGAGCACCCGGCCAGCGCCAAGAAGGACCCGGCCGCCATCACGAGCCGGTGGACCGCCAGCGCGCGGCAGGGCTGA
- a CDS encoding MaoC family dehydratase: protein MSEQGYYLEDLQPGMSAAFGKTVTDADLILFAGVSGDTNPVHLDEEFAAQTIFKGRIAHGMLIAGVISAVLGTRLPGPGAIYVSQSMKFLAPVRVGDTLKASVTVRAVDYERRRVTLDTECRVRETKVVVGEAVLMVQRRPA from the coding sequence ATGTCGGAGCAGGGCTATTATCTCGAGGATCTGCAGCCGGGCATGTCGGCCGCGTTCGGCAAGACCGTGACCGATGCCGACCTGATCCTGTTCGCCGGCGTGTCCGGCGACACCAACCCCGTCCACCTGGACGAGGAGTTCGCCGCCCAGACCATCTTCAAGGGGCGGATCGCCCACGGCATGCTGATCGCCGGGGTGATCTCGGCGGTGCTGGGCACGCGGCTGCCGGGTCCGGGCGCCATCTATGTCAGCCAGTCGATGAAGTTCCTGGCGCCGGTCCGGGTCGGCGACACGCTGAAGGCTTCCGTGACCGTGCGCGCCGTCGACTATGAGCGGCGCCGGGTGACCCTCGACACCGAATGCCGGGTGCGCGAGACCAAGGTCGTGGTGGGCGAGGCGGTCCTGATGGTCCAGCGCCGCCCGGCGTGA
- a CDS encoding bifunctional riboflavin kinase/FAD synthetase → MQVHRHLDRLPSAARGLALAIGNFDGVHLGHRAILGRAAAEARDLGVPAGVLTFEPHPRELFRPESAPRRLTPLRRKLELLQDIGVSHVVVPRFTRPFAARTAAEFVDDVLVGQLAVRVVVVGADFCFGKGRSGDAAFLAGRLAEHGVAAVVHCKVSIAGAVCSSTTIRDLLAEGDVRGATALLGRPHVVEGMVRQGAGLGRQIGFPTANIAPLSRRALLPAHGVYAARVGIVGEDQNEPRPAVLNWGKRPTVDGLQEVLEVHLFDMARDLYGKRLRVGFVERLRGEIRFPNLDALVARIREDADAARALLSSPLSPVE, encoded by the coding sequence ATGCAGGTCCACCGTCATCTCGACCGTCTGCCGAGCGCCGCCCGCGGCCTGGCCCTGGCCATCGGCAATTTCGACGGCGTCCATCTCGGGCACCGCGCCATTCTCGGCCGGGCCGCCGCCGAGGCGCGCGACCTGGGCGTTCCGGCCGGCGTGCTCACCTTCGAGCCGCATCCCCGCGAGCTGTTCCGCCCGGAAAGCGCGCCCAGGCGACTGACACCGCTGCGCCGCAAGCTGGAACTCCTGCAGGACATCGGCGTCAGCCATGTGGTGGTGCCCCGCTTCACCCGGCCGTTCGCCGCGCGCACCGCCGCCGAGTTCGTGGACGATGTGCTGGTCGGCCAGCTGGCCGTCCGGGTGGTGGTGGTCGGCGCCGATTTCTGCTTCGGCAAGGGCCGCAGCGGCGACGCCGCCTTTCTGGCCGGGCGCCTGGCCGAGCACGGCGTTGCCGCGGTGGTGCATTGCAAGGTCTCGATCGCGGGCGCGGTCTGCTCCTCCACCACGATCCGCGACCTGCTGGCCGAGGGCGACGTCCGGGGTGCCACCGCCCTGCTCGGCCGGCCGCACGTGGTCGAGGGGATGGTCCGCCAGGGGGCGGGGCTTGGCCGCCAGATCGGCTTTCCCACCGCCAACATCGCGCCCTTGAGCCGCCGCGCCCTCCTGCCTGCCCATGGCGTCTATGCGGCCAGGGTCGGCATCGTCGGCGAGGACCAGAACGAGCCGCGCCCGGCGGTGCTGAACTGGGGCAAACGGCCGACGGTGGATGGGCTCCAGGAGGTCCTGGAGGTGCATCTGTTCGACATGGCCCGAGACCTCTATGGTAAGCGCCTGCGGGTGGGCTTCGTCGAGCGTCTGCGCGGCGAGATCCGTTTCCCGAACCTGGACGCGCTGGTGGCCCGGATCCGCGAGGATGCCGATGCCGCCCGCGCGCTGCTGTCGTCTCCCCTCTCGCCGGTCGAATGA
- the ileS gene encoding isoleucine--tRNA ligase has translation MSQDLKSTVFLPKTDFPMRAALPEREPAIVQRWIDTGLWEQIRAQSKGRPLFVLHDGPPYANGNIHMGTTLNKVLKDLINRSRQMLGYDANYVPGWDCHGLPIEWQIEQEYRKRGADKDAVPIVQFREECRKHAAKYIDVQRKEFQRLGCLGDWNNPYTTMAFSSEAAIFEELAKFLENGSLYRGLKSVMWSTVEKTALAEAEVEYHDHTSTTIWVRFPLARAVDPALEGAAAVIWTTTPWTIPANRAIAYGPEIAYVLVEPTTVAEQSTVRVGDRLVVAEDLLPSFLETAGITGHTLRGRFPGATLAGAVAEHPLRGLADGYGFDVPLLAGDFVTTEQGTGLVHIAPSHGEDDFNLGAAHGIPAEDTVAADGTYTATVPGFTGTHVFKAHEPVIQALTERGALIGRASLVHSYPHSWRSKAPLIFRATAQWFIAMDDDIRLREKALASIAATTFVPEKGRNRIGSMVEGRPDWCVSRQRAWGVPIAVFVDKASGEPLRDPEVCRRIADAFRAEGADAWWSRDPQDFLGEKYRAEDFEKVDDILDVWFDSGSTHAFTLEGRDDLRWPADLYLEGSDQHRGWFQSSLLESCGTRGRAPFDTVLTHGFVVDANGRKMSKSLGNTLSPMDLMKTQGADILRLWVVSTDFSEDIRISKDILERTADSYRKARNSLRYLLANLDGFTDAEKLPDAELPELEQWVLHRLAEIDRAVRAGNEAYDFLGPYKEVLEFAAIDLSAFYFDVRKDALYCDHPDDLRRRAARTVLDRVFDCLVRWLAPVLVFTTEEAWRYRHGEAAASIHLEQFAPVPEAWLRPDLGERWEKVRDLRRVVTGALEIERRDKRIRSSLEAAPVLFLTEAQAAVLEGLDMAELCITSALDLQTGLAPAEAFRLDDVPGAAVLPRPAPGGKCLRCWRVLPEAESSPEHVCDRCAGVLGRLRIAA, from the coding sequence ATGAGCCAGGATCTGAAGAGCACGGTCTTCCTGCCGAAGACCGATTTCCCGATGCGGGCCGCCTTGCCCGAGCGTGAGCCGGCGATCGTCCAGCGCTGGATCGACACCGGGCTGTGGGAGCAGATCCGGGCGCAGTCCAAGGGCCGGCCCCTGTTCGTCCTGCACGACGGCCCGCCTTACGCCAACGGCAATATCCACATGGGCACGACGTTGAACAAGGTCCTCAAAGACCTGATCAACCGCTCGCGCCAGATGCTGGGCTATGACGCCAACTACGTGCCCGGCTGGGACTGCCACGGTTTGCCGATCGAGTGGCAGATCGAGCAGGAATACCGCAAGCGGGGCGCCGACAAGGACGCCGTGCCGATCGTGCAGTTCCGCGAGGAGTGCCGCAAGCACGCCGCCAAATACATCGACGTCCAGCGCAAGGAGTTCCAGCGCCTGGGCTGCTTAGGGGACTGGAACAACCCCTACACCACCATGGCGTTCTCCTCCGAGGCGGCGATTTTCGAGGAGCTGGCGAAGTTCCTGGAGAACGGCTCGCTGTATCGCGGCCTGAAGTCGGTGATGTGGTCCACGGTCGAGAAGACCGCGCTGGCCGAGGCCGAGGTCGAGTATCACGACCACACCTCGACCACGATCTGGGTGCGCTTCCCGCTGGCCCGGGCGGTCGACCCCGCGCTCGAGGGCGCCGCGGCGGTGATCTGGACCACCACGCCCTGGACGATCCCGGCCAACCGCGCAATCGCCTATGGGCCCGAGATCGCCTACGTGCTGGTCGAGCCCACCACGGTGGCCGAGCAGTCCACCGTGCGGGTCGGCGACCGGCTGGTGGTCGCCGAGGACCTGCTCCCATCCTTCCTGGAGACCGCCGGGATCACCGGTCACACCCTGCGCGGGCGCTTTCCCGGCGCCACGCTGGCCGGTGCGGTGGCCGAGCATCCGCTGCGCGGGCTGGCCGACGGCTACGGCTTCGACGTGCCGCTCCTGGCCGGCGACTTCGTCACCACCGAGCAGGGCACCGGCCTCGTCCACATCGCGCCCTCCCATGGCGAGGACGACTTCAACCTGGGCGCGGCGCACGGCATTCCCGCCGAGGACACCGTGGCCGCGGACGGCACCTACACCGCGACCGTGCCGGGCTTCACCGGCACCCATGTGTTCAAGGCGCACGAGCCGGTGATCCAGGCGCTGACCGAGCGCGGCGCCCTGATCGGCCGCGCCAGCCTGGTGCATTCCTACCCGCATAGCTGGCGCTCCAAGGCGCCCCTGATCTTCCGCGCCACCGCCCAGTGGTTCATCGCGATGGATGACGACATCCGCCTGCGCGAAAAGGCGCTGGCGTCGATCGCCGCCACCACCTTCGTGCCGGAAAAGGGCCGCAACCGGATCGGCTCGATGGTGGAGGGCCGCCCGGACTGGTGCGTCAGCCGCCAGCGCGCCTGGGGCGTGCCGATCGCGGTGTTCGTCGACAAGGCGAGCGGCGAGCCGCTCCGCGACCCGGAGGTGTGCCGGCGGATCGCCGACGCGTTTCGGGCCGAGGGTGCGGATGCCTGGTGGTCGCGCGACCCGCAGGACTTTTTGGGCGAGAAGTACCGGGCGGAGGACTTCGAGAAGGTCGACGACATCCTGGACGTCTGGTTCGACAGTGGTTCGACCCACGCCTTCACCCTGGAAGGCCGCGACGACCTGCGCTGGCCGGCCGACCTTTATCTGGAAGGCTCTGACCAGCACCGCGGCTGGTTCCAGTCCTCGCTGCTGGAGAGCTGCGGCACCCGCGGCCGGGCCCCCTTCGACACCGTGCTGACCCACGGCTTCGTGGTGGACGCCAACGGCCGCAAGATGTCGAAGTCGCTGGGCAACACGCTCTCGCCCATGGACCTGATGAAGACCCAGGGCGCGGACATCCTGCGCCTGTGGGTGGTGTCCACCGACTTCTCCGAGGACATCCGGATCAGCAAGGACATCCTGGAGCGCACCGCCGACAGCTACCGCAAGGCGCGCAACAGCCTGCGCTACCTTCTGGCCAACCTGGACGGCTTCACCGACGCCGAGAAGCTGCCCGACGCGGAACTGCCCGAGCTCGAGCAGTGGGTGCTGCACCGGCTGGCCGAGATCGACCGGGCGGTGCGCGCCGGCAACGAGGCCTATGACTTCCTGGGTCCCTACAAGGAGGTCCTGGAGTTCGCGGCGATCGATCTCTCGGCGTTCTATTTCGACGTGCGCAAGGATGCGCTCTACTGCGACCATCCGGACGACCTTCGCCGCCGCGCCGCCCGCACCGTGCTCGACCGGGTGTTCGACTGCCTGGTGCGCTGGCTGGCGCCGGTTCTGGTGTTCACCACCGAGGAAGCCTGGCGCTACCGTCATGGCGAGGCTGCCGCGAGCATCCATCTGGAGCAGTTCGCGCCGGTGCCGGAAGCCTGGTTGCGGCCGGATCTGGGCGAACGCTGGGAGAAGGTCCGCGACCTCCGCCGGGTGGTGACCGGCGCCTTGGAGATCGAGCGGCGCGACAAGCGGATCCGCAGCTCCCTGGAGGCGGCGCCGGTTCTCTTCCTGACCGAGGCTCAGGCGGCGGTACTGGAGGGGCTGGACATGGCCGAGCTGTGCATCACCTCCGCTCTCGACCTGCAGACCGGCCTGGCCCCGGCCGAGGCGTTCCGGCTGGACGACGTGCCGGGTGCCGCGGTGCTGCCGCGGCCAGCGCCGGGCGGCAAGTGCCTGCGCTGCTGGAGGGTGCTGCCCGAGGCGGAGAGCTCCCCTGAGCATGTCTGCGACCGCTGCGCCGGGGTGCTTGGCCGGCTGCGGATCGCCGCATGA
- the lspA gene encoding signal peptidase II, translating into MTHVRPALILAVLVFALDQATKEVVLAVQDSLPVVVLPFFNLVLVWNPGVSFGMFGGDKALEPWILVGLALAISIGLLVWLARERDRVTALAIGLVLGGAVGNVVDRLRHGAVVDFLDFHVSGYHWPAFNVADAAIVVGALLLVAESFMVRKKEAAS; encoded by the coding sequence ATGACCCATGTCCGCCCGGCGCTGATCCTGGCCGTGCTCGTTTTCGCCCTGGATCAGGCGACCAAGGAAGTGGTGCTGGCGGTCCAGGACAGCCTGCCGGTGGTCGTGCTGCCGTTCTTCAACCTGGTCCTGGTCTGGAACCCGGGCGTCAGCTTCGGGATGTTCGGCGGCGACAAGGCCCTGGAGCCCTGGATCCTGGTGGGCCTGGCCCTGGCCATCTCGATCGGGCTCCTGGTCTGGCTGGCGCGCGAGCGGGACCGGGTGACGGCGCTCGCGATCGGCCTGGTGCTGGGCGGGGCGGTCGGCAACGTGGTCGACCGGCTGCGCCATGGCGCGGTGGTCGACTTCCTCGACTTCCACGTGTCCGGCTATCACTGGCCGGCATTCAACGTCGCCGACGCGGCGATCGTGGTGGGCGCGCTGCTGCTCGTGGCGGAGAGCTTCATGGTCAGGAAGAAGGAGGCCGCGTCGTGA